A single Numenius arquata chromosome 1, bNumArq3.hap1.1, whole genome shotgun sequence DNA region contains:
- the CPB2 gene encoding carboxypeptidase B2: MKFYLLFFTLFMWIQEKHVFTLSRDEVLWALPQTDIQVEALQVLLNTTEVILWQPVGVENIKKDKEVHFYVRASSINSIKAQLRQLTIQYKVSIGDVQGLIEKQVVNDTVNPRRSSSYYENYHSMKEIYYWMEEVVKAHSDLLQKIYIGSSYEKRPLYVLKLSKSQEKSKSAIWIDCGIHAREWISPAFCLWFIGHAIHVRERDQAMTTLLEHFDFYVMPVMNVDGYEYTWSHPSNRLWRKSRSSHGNSKCIGTDMNRNFDAQWCGEGASPYECHETYCGPYPESEPEVKAVARFVRDHKDTIKAYITMHSYSQLVLFPYSYTKDKSKDHDELESLAKKAAKAIKRTTKKIYKPGPGAQTIYLAPGGSDDWAYDLGIKYSFTIELRDTGTYGFLLPPQEIKPTCLEALSAVKEIAQHVLQNL, translated from the exons GGATGAAGTTTTGTGGGCTCTCCCACAGACAGACATACAGGTTGAAGCCCTTCAGGTTTTACTGAACACCACCGAG GTCATTCTCTGGCAACCCGTTGGGGTTGAAAACATCAAGAAGGACAAAGAAGTCCATTTCTATGTCAGGGCATCCAGCATAAATAGCATAAAAGCCCAGTTAAGGCAACTGACCATCCAATACaa AGTCTCGATAGGAGATGTTCAAGGGCTTATTGAAAAACAGGTTGTGAATGACACAGTCAACCCACGCAGATCTTCATCATATTATGAAAACTACCATTCAATGAAAGAA ATATATTATTGGATGGAAGAAGTAGTGAAAGCCCATTCTGACCTCCTTCAGAAAATATATATTGGTTCATCATATGAAAAACGACCACTTTATGTTTTGAAG ctATCTAAAAGCCAGGAAAAATCCAAAAGTGCCATATGGATTGACTGTGGTATCCACGCTAGAGAATGGATTTCCCCTGCTTTTTGCCTGTGGTTCATAGGCCAT GCAATCCATGTGCGTGAGAGAGATCAGGCCATGACGACGCTTCTGGAGCACTTTGATTTCTACGTCATGCCTGTGATGAATGTGGACGGCTATGAGTACACGTGGAGCCACCCCTCT AATCGGCTGTGGAGAAAGAGCCGCTCATCGCATGGTAACAGCAAGTGCATTGGTACTGACATGAACAGGAATTTTGATGCACAGTGGTGTG GGGAAGGAGCATCTCCCTATGAATGTCATGAGACATACTGTGGACCCTACCCAGAGTCCGAGCCTGAAGTGAAAGCAGTGGCTCGCTTTGTCAGAGATCACAAAGACACCATTAAAGCCTACATAACCATGCACTCTTACTCCCAGTTGGTATTGTTTCCATATTCTTACACTAAGGACAAAAGCAAAGACCATGATGAGCTG gaaAGTCTGGCAAAGAAAGCAGCTAAAGCTATAAagaggacaacaaagaaaatCTATAAACCTGGTCCTGGTGCACAAACAATTT ATTTAGCTCCTGGAGGGTCAGACGACTGGGCTTACGATCTTggcattaaatattcttttaccattgagCTTCGGGACACGGGAACTTATGGATTTTTGCTTCCTCCTCAAGAAATTAAACCAACTTGCTTAGAAGCACTTTCTGCTGTCAAAGAGATAGCTCAACACGTTCTTCAAAACTTGTGA